The Fusibacter sp. A1 DNA segment TCATGGGCTCACACTCTACCCCACTCGCTTTCACTTTCACAAATCATACTATTCTCGTCATCGGTCATTTATTGTTTTTGATGGTAACATATTGGCAAATATTTGTAAAGATACTTGTTTGACTTTAGCAAAAAAAAGATTCACAGAGTACCTTGAGTCAAAAGAACGCATTCAGGGTATTTAAGTGATTGACAGGGCATGATTTCAAACTTATGATGAAAAACGGAGGATAGATATGATACTGATCATCGACAACCAAAGTGCTTATCTAAAAAAGTTCAAGTTAAGCTATCTGGTAGAGAAAGATATCGACTTTATCATCTTTGATCACAATCAACCCATCAACTTGTCGAGTAAGACGGTCATAAGCGGAATCATCCTATCAGGAGGAAAAGGCAATCCGTTTGAACCGTTGAATCTGACAACTAACTTTATCGCTTTAATGAATTTCGACGTGCCGATCATCGGTTTTTGTCTAGGTCATGAGATCATTGCAAGCGCATATGGAGGTCGTGTAAAAAAGTTATCTGAACATCATTTAAAAAAGGAACCGATAAAAATAGTAAAAGCCGACGACCCGATCTTCGAAG contains these protein-coding regions:
- a CDS encoding gamma-glutamyl-gamma-aminobutyrate hydrolase family protein (Members of this family of hydrolases with an active site Cys residue belong to MEROPS family C26.), with protein sequence MILIIDNQSAYLKKFKLSYLVEKDIDFIIFDHNQPINLSSKTVISGIILSGGKGNPFEPLNLTTNFIALMNFDVPIIGFCLGHEIIASAYGGRVKKLSEHHLKKEPIKIVKADDPIFEGIEEESILLQKRHNFYVSELPPDFEVLGTSDTCAFEIIRHGTKPIYGFQSHPEVSGPIGITIIENFLKLCEKQ